A window from Shewanella livingstonensis encodes these proteins:
- a CDS encoding isopenicillin N synthase family dioxygenase — MKLNTIDYLAPDSAERFVESLRETGFGVLTNHPIQKQLVEDIYNEWYRFFQSEQKNDFLFKSETHDGFFPASISETAKGNNVKDIKEYYHVYPWGRIPESLKANILAYYEHANALASELLSWIEQYTPAEVAAKYSIPLPDMIAQSQKTLLRILHYPPVKGDEEIGAIRAAAHEDINLITLLPAANEPGLQVLTKEGDWIDVPSDFGSIIINIGDMLQEASGGYFPSTSHRVINPEGTDKTKSRISLPLFLHPNPQVVLSERYTADSYLMERLRELGVI; from the coding sequence ATGAAACTGAATACTATTGATTACCTAGCACCAGATAGCGCCGAGCGCTTTGTTGAATCACTGCGTGAAACAGGCTTTGGGGTATTAACTAACCACCCTATTCAAAAGCAGCTTGTTGAAGATATTTATAATGAGTGGTACAGATTTTTTCAATCAGAACAGAAAAATGATTTTTTGTTTAAATCTGAAACACATGATGGCTTCTTTCCCGCATCAATTTCTGAAACGGCCAAAGGCAATAACGTAAAAGATATCAAAGAATATTATCACGTATACCCTTGGGGACGCATTCCTGAGTCGTTAAAAGCAAATATTCTTGCCTACTACGAACACGCTAATGCGTTAGCATCTGAACTACTGAGCTGGATAGAACAATATACGCCAGCAGAGGTTGCTGCAAAATATAGCATTCCACTACCAGACATGATTGCCCAAAGCCAAAAAACCTTATTACGCATCCTTCATTACCCTCCAGTGAAGGGCGATGAGGAAATAGGCGCAATCCGCGCTGCTGCACATGAAGACATAAACTTAATTACCTTGTTACCAGCAGCCAATGAGCCAGGCTTACAAGTCCTCACTAAAGAAGGTGATTGGATTGATGTTCCAAGTGATTTTGGTAGCATTATTATTAATATCGGCGACATGTTACAAGAGGCATCTGGTGGCTATTTCCCTTCAACATCACACCGGGTAATCAACCCTGAAGGGACAGACAAAACTAAATCGCGCATCTCATTGCCGCTGTTTTTGCATCCTAATCCACAGGTTGTATTATCAGAGCGTTATACTGCGGACAGTTATTTAATGGAAAGATTACGTGAATTAGGAGTAATTTAA
- a CDS encoding GGDEF domain-containing protein, translated as MSNTLLQTAAANLKKAVPLMLKYRIPTTPTNYALWYAYVGEQNPILNKELDTVITQNQTCSPVTSELLYRKHVADPVELDVREMRKNLDAMVCELSQSLKDTNLDTETFQSQIDKDFKKLSDLENQGFSLEQVIGIVRNIVKESSSIRSSTVSFTEQLQKAQTEIDTLKTRLAESEKDMLFDALTNVLNRRAFNDDIEAQISSAPVGACLILIDIDHFKIFNDSFGHQLGDLVLKAVAKRVQEACRDGVKLYRFGGEEFAIIVPSSQFRVARHLAEAIRRAIEKLSVKDRRSDKVIDSITASFGVAEWKPKQSVSQLIEATDKLLYEAKRLGRNRVMPIAN; from the coding sequence ATGTCCAACACTCTACTGCAAACTGCTGCCGCCAATTTGAAGAAAGCAGTTCCGTTAATGTTAAAATACAGAATCCCCACTACGCCGACAAACTACGCGCTTTGGTATGCCTACGTGGGTGAGCAAAATCCAATTTTAAACAAAGAATTAGATACTGTCATTACACAAAACCAAACCTGCTCGCCAGTGACCAGTGAATTATTGTATCGCAAGCATGTCGCCGACCCCGTTGAGCTTGATGTACGCGAAATGCGCAAAAACCTTGATGCGATGGTATGTGAGTTATCTCAGTCGCTTAAAGACACTAATTTAGACACTGAGACATTTCAAAGCCAAATTGATAAAGACTTTAAAAAGTTAAGCGATCTTGAAAATCAAGGCTTCTCGCTTGAACAGGTCATCGGTATTGTCAGAAATATCGTTAAAGAATCTTCCAGCATTCGTTCTAGTACTGTGAGTTTTACCGAACAACTGCAAAAAGCCCAAACAGAGATTGATACTCTCAAAACACGTTTAGCCGAATCAGAAAAAGACATGCTATTTGATGCCTTAACCAATGTGTTAAATCGACGTGCATTTAACGATGACATAGAAGCGCAAATTAGTTCTGCACCTGTGGGTGCTTGCTTAATTTTGATTGATATTGACCACTTTAAAATTTTCAATGATAGCTTTGGTCATCAACTCGGCGATTTAGTGCTAAAAGCCGTTGCTAAAAGGGTCCAGGAAGCATGCCGGGATGGAGTGAAATTGTATCGCTTTGGGGGTGAAGAATTTGCCATCATTGTGCCAAGTAGTCAGTTTAGAGTTGCTAGACATTTGGCGGAGGCTATTCGTAGAGCGATCGAAAAGCTCAGTGTAAAGGACCGCCGCAGTGACAAAGTTATCGACTCGATAACGGCCTCTTTTGGTGTTGCAGAATGGAAACCTAAACAAAGTGTTTCTCAGTTGATTGAAGCTACCGATAAGCTCTTGTATGAAGCAAAGCGCTTAGGCCGCAATCGTGTAATGCCAATAGCTAACTAG
- the ylqF gene encoding ribosome biogenesis GTPase YlqF codes for MAIQWYPGHMHKARKEIEEAMPQVDLVIEVLDARIPYSSENPMVSQLRGNKPCIKLLNKSDLADPEITAQWIEYLEREQGVQASAITSLQPSMVKSIPDLCRKLVPHRDIMEKDIRTMIMGIPNVGKSTIINTLAGRTIAKTGNEPAVTRRQQRINLRNGIVLSDTPGILWPKVDNEASSYRLAVTGAIKDTAMEYEDVAMFAAGYFLKAYPNEICERYKLKSLPDSDIELLEAISRSRGALRPGARVDYHKVSELLLHEYRSGKIGLLSLETPAMAEVEKEEVARKLAEKELIKQQKIEQEKLKRSGKRYND; via the coding sequence ATGGCAATTCAGTGGTATCCAGGACACATGCACAAAGCACGTAAAGAGATCGAGGAGGCAATGCCTCAAGTGGATCTCGTTATTGAAGTGCTCGATGCACGTATTCCATACAGCAGTGAAAATCCGATGGTGTCGCAACTTCGTGGTAATAAACCTTGTATTAAATTGCTTAATAAATCTGATTTAGCGGATCCTGAAATTACAGCCCAATGGATTGAATACCTCGAACGTGAACAAGGCGTTCAGGCATCAGCAATCACAAGTTTACAACCCAGTATGGTAAAAAGTATTCCTGATCTTTGCCGTAAATTGGTGCCACACCGTGACATAATGGAAAAAGACATCCGTACGATGATCATGGGCATTCCTAACGTGGGTAAATCTACAATTATTAATACCTTAGCGGGTCGCACTATAGCTAAAACAGGTAATGAACCTGCAGTAACAAGACGTCAGCAGCGTATTAACTTACGCAACGGAATCGTATTGTCAGATACGCCGGGGATCTTATGGCCAAAAGTGGACAACGAAGCCAGTAGCTATCGCCTTGCGGTCACCGGTGCTATTAAAGATACTGCTATGGAATACGAAGATGTGGCCATGTTTGCTGCAGGTTATTTTCTTAAAGCCTACCCGAATGAAATTTGCGAGCGTTACAAGCTTAAATCACTGCCTGACAGTGATATTGAATTACTTGAAGCCATTAGCCGTTCTCGTGGAGCTCTTCGCCCTGGTGCACGAGTTGATTACCATAAAGTCTCTGAACTATTACTACATGAATACCGCTCAGGAAAAATCGGACTATTAAGCCTTGAAACCCCTGCGATGGCTGAAGTAGAAAAAGAAGAAGTTGCACGTAAGCTAGCAGAGAAAGAGCTTATTAAACAGCAGAAAATAGAGCAAGAAAAACTTAAACGCTCCGGTAAACGTTATAACGATTAA
- a CDS encoding DUF413 domain-containing protein: MSHQSFINAKQGIDANTNGHNNSFKSTKRFYDDANFPKGFKRCGDFTNKEADLLEQHGQAMKNLADGSQLPCNVDEDQFISVVQGTLPATTSMELLWSKYCRLAKGKPFYAVVGTIHAPAGSKVEIEFDDVEESSDSDEAE; this comes from the coding sequence ATGTCTCATCAATCATTTATCAATGCAAAACAAGGTATTGATGCTAACACCAATGGTCACAACAACAGTTTTAAATCGACTAAACGCTTCTATGATGACGCAAATTTCCCAAAAGGATTTAAGCGTTGTGGTGATTTTACCAATAAGGAAGCAGACTTGCTTGAACAACACGGCCAAGCAATGAAAAACTTAGCCGATGGTTCGCAATTACCTTGTAATGTTGACGAGGACCAATTTATTAGCGTTGTACAAGGCACCTTACCAGCAACAACATCAATGGAGTTATTGTGGTCTAAGTATTGTCGTCTCGCAAAAGGTAAACCATTTTATGCTGTTGTAGGAACCATTCATGCACCAGCTGGCTCTAAAGTTGAAATTGAATTTGACGATGTAGAAGAGTCATCAGACAGCGACGAAGCTGAATAA
- the bioB gene encoding biotin synthase BioB, whose protein sequence is MSLAEVRNDWQKVEIEALFALPMNDLLFKAHSIHRESFDPNEVQISRLLSIKTGACPEDCKYCPQSARYDTGLEKERLLEIEKVLTEAKSAKAAGASRFCMGAAWRNPRDKDMPYLTQMVKDVRALGMETCMTLGMLSPDQAGKLADAGLDYYNHNLDTSPEYYGDVITTRTYQSRLDTLTNVRASGMKVCSGGIVGMGEQATDRAGLLQQLANLEQHPDSVPINMLVKVAGTPFEKIDDLDPLEFVRTIAVARIIMPKSRVRLSAGRESMSDELQSMCFFAGANSIFYGCKLLTTPNPEENDDMSLFRRLGLHPEQGPQANIESDSALLAKASAKQDKSTKQFFDAAAL, encoded by the coding sequence ATGTCGTTAGCTGAAGTTCGCAATGATTGGCAAAAAGTAGAAATCGAAGCATTATTTGCATTGCCAATGAATGATTTACTGTTTAAAGCCCACAGTATTCATCGTGAAAGTTTTGACCCTAACGAGGTACAGATCAGCCGTTTATTGTCTATCAAGACAGGGGCTTGCCCGGAAGATTGTAAGTATTGCCCTCAAAGTGCGCGTTATGACACGGGTCTTGAAAAAGAACGTTTACTTGAAATTGAAAAAGTATTAACGGAAGCCAAAAGCGCGAAAGCTGCTGGTGCATCACGTTTTTGTATGGGCGCAGCTTGGCGTAACCCGCGTGACAAAGACATGCCATATTTAACCCAAATGGTAAAAGATGTCCGTGCTTTAGGCATGGAAACCTGCATGACGTTAGGTATGCTGTCACCTGACCAAGCCGGCAAATTAGCCGATGCGGGTTTAGATTATTACAACCATAACCTTGACACTTCGCCTGAATATTATGGTGATGTTATCACTACCCGCACTTATCAAAGCCGCTTAGACACGCTAACAAACGTGCGCGCATCTGGGATGAAAGTGTGTTCGGGCGGGATTGTTGGTATGGGTGAACAAGCCACCGACCGCGCAGGTTTACTGCAACAACTGGCTAATTTAGAACAACATCCAGATTCAGTGCCGATTAACATGTTAGTCAAAGTTGCGGGAACACCGTTTGAGAAAATTGATGATTTAGACCCACTTGAATTTGTGCGCACTATTGCGGTTGCCCGCATCATTATGCCTAAGTCCCGAGTGCGTTTATCTGCCGGACGTGAAAGCATGAGTGATGAGCTGCAATCGATGTGTTTCTTTGCTGGTGCGAATTCGATTTTCTACGGCTGTAAGTTATTGACTACGCCAAACCCAGAAGAAAACGATGATATGAGCCTGTTCCGCCGATTGGGTTTACATCCTGAGCAGGGACCACAAGCTAATATTGAATCAGACAGTGCATTACTTGCTAAAGCCAGTGCTAAGCAAGATAAATCAACTAAGCAGTTTTTTGACGCAGCGGCGCTGTAA
- a CDS encoding diacylglycerol kinase: MKPENNHGLKRIFRATGFSMKGLISAWRGEAAFRQETALACLMLPIALLLDISAIERILLIMTLLIVLIVELLNSAIEAVVDRVGDEIHPLSGQAKDIASAAVFISLVMCAVTWGIVIWPLLF, from the coding sequence ATGAAACCAGAAAATAATCATGGTCTAAAACGCATTTTTAGGGCTACGGGGTTTTCAATGAAAGGCCTGATATCAGCATGGAGAGGTGAAGCAGCATTTAGACAAGAAACCGCGCTCGCCTGCCTTATGCTACCCATTGCACTATTGCTCGATATCAGTGCCATAGAACGCATTTTACTTATTATGACCCTGTTAATTGTGCTCATTGTCGAATTATTGAACTCTGCTATTGAAGCTGTGGTTGATCGCGTTGGTGATGAGATCCATCCGCTTAGTGGTCAGGCAAAAGATATTGCTTCAGCTGCTGTATTTATCAGTCTAGTAATGTGTGCTGTCACCTGGGGCATCGTTATTTGGCCATTACTGTTTTAA
- a CDS encoding aminotransferase class I/II-fold pyridoxal phosphate-dependent enzyme produces the protein MTVLGQAAMGQHPLTQRISDKLTDLQATGLLRQRHVSATKPHATIDFSHNDYLGLAHEPALAQALYVGALQYGVGSRASPLVSGYNQAHLTLEQRLCELTGHQACMLFSSGFSANSALMKTLFSKDDTIIADKLVHASVIDGLKDSGSNIRRFLHNDASSAARLIEANPHTAVVTESVFSMDGDIAPIAELSRLCQQHDCWLIVDDAHGFGVLPSTFVNADNVDIQVVTFGKALGCQGAAILASKNVIDYLVATSREYIYSTALSPANAQLALAAINWQQTHSQLLTQLTANIALFRQVAQQHKLAITASMTAIQPIMVGDNHRVIAIAEQLKQQGFLVGAIRSPTVPKGQARLRITLNAQHQASDIVALVSAVALLIHQHDDSKISKISSISTTISR, from the coding sequence ATGACAGTATTGGGCCAGGCAGCTATGGGGCAACATCCATTAACCCAGCGGATAAGTGATAAGCTTACTGATCTGCAGGCGACAGGCCTTTTACGCCAACGACATGTATCGGCAACCAAGCCACATGCGACAATTGATTTTAGCCATAATGACTATTTAGGCTTAGCCCATGAACCTGCTTTAGCCCAAGCACTTTATGTTGGGGCGCTGCAGTATGGTGTTGGTAGCCGTGCATCACCGCTTGTGAGTGGTTATAACCAGGCCCATTTAACGCTTGAACAGCGCTTGTGTGAACTTACAGGTCATCAAGCATGCATGTTGTTTAGTTCTGGTTTTAGCGCCAACAGCGCGCTAATGAAAACCTTGTTTAGCAAGGATGACACAATAATAGCCGATAAATTGGTGCATGCTTCTGTTATTGATGGTTTAAAAGACAGTGGCAGTAATATTCGGCGTTTTTTACATAACGATGCAAGCAGTGCAGCACGCCTTATTGAAGCTAATCCTCATACAGCCGTCGTCACTGAAAGTGTATTTAGTATGGATGGTGATATTGCCCCGATAGCTGAATTATCTAGGTTATGTCAGCAACATGATTGCTGGCTTATTGTTGATGATGCTCACGGCTTTGGCGTGTTACCTAGTACATTTGTCAATGCTGATAATGTAGACATTCAAGTGGTGACATTTGGTAAAGCATTAGGATGCCAAGGTGCGGCCATTTTAGCCTCAAAAAATGTGATTGATTACTTAGTGGCGACTTCTCGTGAGTATATTTATTCTACTGCGTTGTCGCCAGCGAATGCACAGTTAGCCTTAGCGGCGATTAATTGGCAGCAAACTCATTCACAGTTATTGACACAATTAACGGCAAATATCGCCTTGTTTAGGCAAGTTGCGCAGCAACATAAACTGGCGATTACCGCTTCAATGACCGCAATTCAACCGATTATGGTCGGTGATAATCATCGCGTTATAGCCATTGCAGAGCAGCTAAAGCAACAAGGTTTTTTGGTGGGGGCTATTCGCTCGCCAACGGTGCCCAAAGGGCAGGCGCGTTTACGCATAACCTTAAATGCACAACATCAAGCCAGTGATATTGTTGCACTGGTTAGCGCAGTGGCTCTGCTTATTCATCAACATGATGATAGCAAAATCAGTAAAATCAGCAGTATTAGTACCACAATCAGTCGTTAA
- a CDS encoding bifunctional methionine sulfoxide reductase B/A protein has protein sequence MNNLTEFEQYVIEQKGTERPFSGEFVDHDAQGVYLCKKCHAPLYKSEYKFNAHCGWPAFDDEINGAVKHTLDADGHRTEITCSQCGGHLGHVFEGEHLTDNNIRHCVNSVSMIFKAIDELTQSNLAVPTYEKATFGAGCFWCVEAIFAQLNGVQSVKSGYCGGDAKDANYDAVCSGKTAHAEVVHIEFDPAVIQFDTLLSVLFESHDPTTLNQQGNDKGPQYRSAIFAHNSEQVDAANRFINALTKQQLWSRPIVTEISAFDTFYPAENYHDDYFAKHGEQPYCQLVVKPKFDKVMSKFADKRKQ, from the coding sequence ATGAATAATTTAACCGAATTTGAACAGTATGTGATCGAGCAAAAGGGCACCGAGCGTCCTTTTAGTGGCGAATTTGTCGATCATGATGCACAGGGTGTGTATTTGTGTAAAAAATGCCATGCCCCCCTTTATAAAAGTGAATATAAATTTAACGCACATTGTGGCTGGCCAGCATTTGATGACGAAATTAACGGTGCTGTAAAACATACTCTTGACGCTGATGGCCATCGAACTGAAATTACCTGTTCACAATGTGGTGGTCATTTAGGTCATGTGTTTGAGGGCGAGCATTTAACCGATAATAATATTCGTCATTGTGTCAATTCAGTATCAATGATTTTTAAAGCCATTGATGAGTTAACTCAATCAAATTTGGCTGTGCCTACCTACGAAAAAGCAACCTTTGGTGCCGGTTGCTTTTGGTGTGTTGAAGCTATTTTTGCTCAGCTTAACGGCGTGCAGAGTGTTAAGTCAGGTTATTGTGGTGGTGATGCTAAAGATGCCAATTATGATGCGGTGTGTTCTGGTAAAACAGCTCATGCAGAAGTGGTTCATATTGAATTTGACCCTGCGGTTATTCAATTTGACACCTTACTGAGTGTACTATTTGAAAGCCATGACCCGACCACACTTAATCAACAGGGCAATGATAAAGGGCCACAGTATCGTTCAGCTATTTTTGCTCATAACAGTGAACAAGTAGATGCTGCAAACCGATTTATTAACGCGTTAACTAAACAACAACTTTGGTCTAGGCCGATAGTGACCGAGATCAGTGCGTTTGACACATTTTATCCTGCTGAAAACTATCATGATGACTACTTTGCAAAGCACGGTGAACAACCTTATTGCCAATTAGTGGTAAAGCCTAAATTTGATAAAGTTATGAGTAAGTTTGCAGATAAGCGCAAACAGTAA
- a CDS encoding methyltransferase domain-containing protein — MTLDNPVANKFSLAAAQYKQHDVLQRISAQQLLQQANLTGTLLDVGAGPGTDFSVFDKVKQVVAVDIAHGMLAQLAQQHPNYLPLCCDAQALGLLSHSIDSIYSNLALQWCQTLPKAFAEFHRVLRVGGECHLSVVIDGSLAELQTLGFHVNQFDTLSTLKAAFNASPITVGGWHNVDIQVETINVYFADLRSLLYSIKGVGASFDQQSDGTKRQPLTKLQWRQRVTLAETLRTDKGLPLTYQIAYIRAKRG; from the coding sequence ATGACGTTAGATAACCCAGTGGCAAACAAGTTTTCACTCGCTGCGGCTCAATATAAGCAACACGATGTGTTACAGCGTATTAGTGCGCAGCAATTATTACAACAGGCAAATTTAACTGGCACCTTGCTTGATGTTGGAGCAGGCCCTGGCACTGATTTTAGTGTTTTTGATAAGGTTAAGCAGGTTGTTGCAGTGGACATTGCTCATGGCATGCTGGCGCAATTGGCACAACAACATCCTAATTACTTACCCCTTTGCTGCGACGCACAAGCGTTGGGGTTACTCAGTCACTCTATCGACAGTATCTATTCCAATTTAGCCTTGCAGTGGTGCCAAACCTTACCCAAAGCGTTTGCTGAATTTCATCGAGTATTACGAGTGGGCGGCGAATGCCATCTCAGCGTGGTTATTGATGGTAGCTTAGCTGAATTACAAACTTTAGGTTTTCACGTCAATCAATTTGATACCTTATCGACACTTAAGGCGGCGTTTAACGCATCTCCAATAACGGTCGGTGGCTGGCACAACGTTGATATTCAGGTTGAGACGATTAACGTATATTTTGCTGATTTACGCAGCTTACTTTATTCAATCAAAGGGGTGGGTGCATCGTTTGATCAACAAAGTGACGGCACAAAACGTCAGCCGCTCACCAAGCTACAATGGCGCCAACGTGTTACCTTAGCTGAAACCTTGCGCACCGATAAAGGCTTACCATTAACGTATCAAATTGCGTATATCCGCGCTAAACGAGGCTAA
- a CDS encoding DNA ligase, whose product MHKIAALLFSIIFILYCHTTYSEVLSKPPIQLATKYQADIAVAEYLVSEKLDGVRGYWDGSTMLTRSGRKVALPASFTLGFPNVAIDGEIWLGHNRFEQVSALVRRQQVPDEEWQHVTFMIFDLPQHPGTFVERYLAMKILVQQTNSTHLQVIKQQTVASTEALFNQLDDVVNAGGEGLMLHFKQAQYTVGRSEYIVKLKPKYDAEAVVVGHTQGKGKYRGMLGALVVKTPAGIVFNVGSGLSDKQRENPPLIGSIITYQYLGFTQKGTPRFATFLRERPSQ is encoded by the coding sequence ATGCATAAGATAGCCGCTCTGTTATTTTCGATCATTTTTATACTCTATTGTCATACTACATATAGCGAGGTGTTATCTAAACCCCCCATTCAGTTAGCGACCAAGTATCAAGCTGATATAGCAGTGGCTGAGTATTTAGTCAGTGAAAAGCTAGATGGCGTTCGAGGCTATTGGGATGGCAGTACTATGTTAACTCGCAGTGGCCGAAAAGTAGCTTTGCCCGCATCATTTACCTTAGGGTTTCCTAATGTTGCCATCGATGGCGAAATTTGGTTGGGGCATAATCGTTTTGAGCAAGTTTCAGCATTGGTCAGGCGTCAGCAAGTACCCGACGAAGAATGGCAGCACGTAACGTTCATGATATTTGACTTACCTCAACATCCAGGTACGTTTGTTGAGCGTTATTTAGCGATGAAAATATTAGTACAACAAACTAATTCTACTCATCTACAAGTAATAAAACAGCAAACGGTGGCGTCAACAGAAGCACTGTTTAACCAACTTGATGATGTCGTTAATGCTGGCGGGGAAGGGTTGATGTTACATTTTAAGCAAGCGCAATATACTGTTGGGCGCAGTGAGTATATTGTTAAATTAAAGCCTAAATATGATGCCGAAGCAGTGGTGGTTGGCCATACTCAAGGAAAAGGTAAATATCGAGGTATGCTCGGCGCTTTGGTGGTAAAAACACCCGCCGGAATTGTGTTCAATGTTGGCAGTGGTTTAAGTGATAAGCAACGAGAAAATCCGCCGTTAATCGGTTCGATCATTACTTATCAATATTTAGGCTTTACTCAAAAAGGCACGCCAAGATTTGCTACCTTTTTACGAGAAAGGCCATCACAGTAA
- the bioD gene encoding dethiobiotin synthase, with protein sequence MYFVTGTDTDSGKTLISAALLSKAHGSKCGFKPIASGCGFTVGGLRNSDAMMLMAQSNMDLPYQVINPISFAPAIAPHIAAKQVNQALSAQGVLDIMYHSAMQSADFALIEGAGGWRLPLGNGEYLSDTVKLLLAKLQKKQITKQQLLPCVEVILVVGMKLGCLNHALLTQEAILADGLTIAGWVANQVDADMTFIDENIDSLQQMMRGPFLGYVPYLTEPSAINAARYLQLPA encoded by the coding sequence TTGTATTTTGTCACGGGAACAGACACTGACAGTGGTAAAACGCTAATTTCAGCGGCATTATTATCCAAAGCTCACGGCAGTAAATGCGGCTTTAAACCGATAGCATCAGGATGCGGGTTTACTGTAGGTGGCTTACGTAACAGTGATGCCATGATGTTAATGGCGCAGTCGAATATGGATTTACCATATCAGGTTATTAATCCTATTAGTTTTGCACCTGCTATTGCACCGCACATTGCTGCTAAGCAAGTGAATCAAGCTTTAAGCGCGCAAGGTGTGCTCGATATTATGTACCACTCAGCAATGCAAAGTGCTGATTTTGCGTTAATTGAAGGAGCTGGTGGCTGGCGTTTACCATTAGGTAATGGTGAGTATTTATCTGATACGGTTAAATTATTGCTAGCTAAATTACAAAAAAAACAAATCACTAAACAGCAGCTACTGCCTTGTGTTGAGGTTATTTTAGTCGTTGGCATGAAACTAGGCTGTTTAAATCATGCGTTGTTAACTCAAGAGGCAATACTAGCCGATGGATTAACGATAGCGGGATGGGTAGCTAATCAAGTTGATGCTGATATGACTTTTATAGACGAAAATATAGATAGTTTACAACAAATGATGCGCGGTCCATTTTTAGGCTATGTGCCTTACTTAACTGAGCCTTCTGCTATAAATGCTGCACGTTATCTTCAGTTACCAGCATAA
- the hdfR gene encoding HTH-type transcriptional regulator HdfR produces the protein MDTDLLKTFLEVSRTRHFGKAAENLYLTRSAVSFRIKQLENILGIELFERLRNNIQPTAAGERMLGHAEAVLNAWERAKQDMILNQQHSAQLALSTGDNIWDAFLQEFLQPLHLGLEGVALRTDVLAASVMTRQLIERTLDIAITFDPPKLDGVILVKLAQVKLYLVSKQQGVKLAQTPDLSYIKVDWGTAFNMTHAQDFTMLPLPVLHTSSARMALDFLLNNGGCAFLPEALIQPHLDNGTLYAVDDAKCIDRHVYAAYWAENERLTHIEQAISILTTDKHTD, from the coding sequence ATGGATACAGATTTATTAAAAACATTCTTAGAAGTGTCTCGTACTCGGCACTTTGGTAAAGCGGCTGAGAACCTTTATCTCACACGAAGCGCTGTCAGTTTTAGAATTAAACAGTTAGAAAATATTTTGGGAATAGAGCTGTTTGAACGTTTGCGTAACAACATTCAGCCAACTGCTGCAGGTGAAAGAATGTTGGGTCACGCAGAAGCTGTGCTTAATGCTTGGGAAAGGGCAAAACAAGATATGATTTTAAATCAGCAGCATAGTGCTCAGTTGGCTTTGTCTACGGGAGATAATATTTGGGATGCATTTTTACAAGAATTTTTACAACCATTGCACCTTGGATTGGAAGGTGTCGCCTTAAGAACGGATGTATTGGCTGCATCAGTGATGACTCGCCAACTAATTGAGCGTACTTTAGATATAGCGATTACCTTTGATCCGCCAAAGCTTGATGGGGTTATATTAGTTAAGCTTGCTCAAGTTAAATTATACTTAGTGTCCAAGCAGCAGGGGGTCAAGCTTGCTCAAACGCCTGATTTATCTTATATAAAAGTAGATTGGGGTACAGCCTTTAATATGACGCACGCCCAAGATTTCACTATGTTACCTTTACCGGTATTACACACCAGTTCCGCTCGAATGGCATTAGACTTTCTGCTTAATAATGGTGGCTGCGCATTTTTGCCTGAAGCGCTTATTCAACCTCACTTAGACAATGGCACCTTATATGCTGTTGATGATGCAAAATGTATCGATAGGCATGTGTATGCAGCTTATTGGGCCGAAAATGAAAGACTTACTCATATTGAGCAAGCCATTTCTATTTTAACTACCGATAAGCACACTGATTAG